The nucleotide sequence AGTCAGCGGGTTGATATCCGTGTCAGGGTTGTCGACCGAAACGCCAGTGCCAAACAACGAGGTCAGCCCCAGACTGGTATTGCTGTTCTTGCTGAGCTGAGAGCCAGCCGACTTGCTCGCCTGGGTGCGCTCGCTGAGGGTGATGGTGATGATGTCGCCAACGCGATAGGCCTTGCGGTCGTCATACAGGTTGGTTTCGAACCCGGCCTGATAGATCGAGCCGTTGGTCTGCGCAGCCGGCAGCGGCGTGCGTGGCAATACCGGTGCGTAATAGGGATCGTCCGGCTTGGGCGGAGGCGACACACAGCCACTCAGGGCAGTGACGCTCAGCACGGTAAGAAGAGTAAACAGCCGGTTCATAACCACATACCTCACGGTGTTGCGTGTTGCGAGCGTCCCGAAAAACCGGGATCACCCATTAAAGATTCTGCGTAATGAAGGACAACATCTGGTCGGCGGTGGAGATCACCTTGGAGTTCATCTCGTAGGCGCGCTGGGTGGTGATCATGTTCACCAGTTCCTCAACCACACTGACGTTGGAGTTTTCCAGGGTGTTCTGCAGCATCACGCCGAGGCCGGTGAGGCCCGGCGTACCGACCTGCGGCGCGCCGCTCGAGCCGGTTTCCAGGAACAGGTTGTTACCGATGGCCTGCAGGCCAGCCGGGTTGACGAAGTCGGCGATCTGGATGTTGCCGATCACCTGCGGTGTCGGGTTGCCGGCGGTGGTGACGGACGCGGTGCCGTCTTCACCCACAGTAAATGTCAGGGTCTGCGCGGGCAGCACGATCGCTGGCTCAAGAGCAAAGCCCTGGCTGGTGACGATCTGACCGTCCGAGTCGAGGTGAAAGCTGCCGTCACGGGTATAGGACACCGTGCCGTCGGGCTGCAGCACCTGGAAGAAGCCACGACCATTGACCGCCAGATCCAGCGGCTGCTCGGTGGTTTGCAGGCTGCCCTGGGTGAAGATCTTCTGCGTACCGGCAATGCGCACACCGGTACCCAGCTGCAGACCGGTGGGCAGCTCGCTGTCCTGGCTTGACTGGCCACCCGGCTGGCGACGGATCTGGTACAGCAGGTCCTCGAATTCGGCGCGATCGCGCTTGAACCCGGTGCTCGATACGTTGGCCAGGTTGTTCGAAATGGTGGTCAGGTTCATGTCCTGGGCGGACAGACCGGTTTTACTGACCCACAGAGCCGGAATCATCTTTCTTCTCCTCGAGCGCCGGTTTTACGGCACATCGCGCTGGTAATTAGGTGAGTTGCATGACGCGTGCCATGGCAGTGGCGTTGTCGTCGGCGGTACGCATCATCTTCACGTGAAGCTCGAACTGGCGGGACAGCGACAGCATCGCGGTCATCTCTTCCACGGCGTTCACGTTGCTCGCCTCGAGGAAGCCGGAGGTAACACGTACGGTGGCGTCCGCTTCCATGGGCTGAGTGGCGCCCTTGATGCGAATCAGGCCATCG is from Pseudomonas sp. PDM14 and encodes:
- the flgH gene encoding flagellar basal body L-ring protein FlgH, giving the protein MNRLFTLLTVLSVTALSGCVSPPPKPDDPYYAPVLPRTPLPAAQTNGSIYQAGFETNLYDDRKAYRVGDIITITLSERTQASKSAGSQLSKNSNTSLGLTSLFGTGVSVDNPDTDINPLTGEKLGLSASYGGTRATQGDSAADQSNSLSGSVTVTVAEVLPNGILAVRGEKWMTLNTGDELVRIAGLIRADDIATDNTVSSTRVANARITYSGTGAFADANQPGWFDRFFMSPLFPF
- the flgG gene encoding flagellar basal-body rod protein FlgG; the encoded protein is MIPALWVSKTGLSAQDMNLTTISNNLANVSSTGFKRDRAEFEDLLYQIRRQPGGQSSQDSELPTGLQLGTGVRIAGTQKIFTQGSLQTTEQPLDLAVNGRGFFQVLQPDGTVSYTRDGSFHLDSDGQIVTSQGFALEPAIVLPAQTLTFTVGEDGTASVTTAGNPTPQVIGNIQIADFVNPAGLQAIGNNLFLETGSSGAPQVGTPGLTGLGVMLQNTLENSNVSVVEELVNMITTQRAYEMNSKVISTADQMLSFITQNL